The following proteins are encoded in a genomic region of Rattus rattus isolate New Zealand chromosome 2, Rrattus_CSIRO_v1, whole genome shotgun sequence:
- the Fosb gene encoding protein fosB isoform X1: MFQAFPGDYDSGSRCSSSPSAESQYLSSVDSFGSPPTAAASQECAGLGEMPGSFVPTVTAITTSQDLQWLVQPTLISSMAQSQGQPLASQPPAVDPYDMPGTSYSTPGLSAYSTGGASGSGGPSTSTSTSGPVSARPARARPRRPREETLTPEEEEKRRVRRERNKLAAAKCRNRRRELTDRLQAETDQLEEEKAELESEIAELQKEKERLEFVLVAHKPGCKIPYEEGPGPGPLAEVRDLPGSTSAKEDGFGWLLPPPPPPPLPFQSSRDAPPNLTASLFTHSEVQVLGDPFPVVSPSYTSSFVLTCPEVSAFAGAQRTSGSEQPSDPLNSPSLLAL; the protein is encoded by the exons ATGTTTCAAGCTTTCCCCGGAGACTACGACTCCGGCTCCCGGTGTAGCTCATCACCCTCCGCCGAGTCTCAGTACCTGTCTTCGGTGGACTCCTTCGGCAGTCCACCCACCGCCGCCGCCTCCCAG GAGTGCGCCGGTCTCGGGGAAATGCCCGGCTCCTTCGTGCCAACGGTCACCGCAATCACAACCAGCCAGGACCTTCAGTGGCTCGTGCAGCCCACCCTCATCTCTTCCATGGCCCAGTCCCAGGGGCAGCCACTGGCCTCCCAGCCTCCAGCTGTTGACCCTTATGACATGCCTGGAACCAGCTACTCAACCCCGGGCCTGAGTGCCTACAGCACTGGTGGGGCAAGCGGAAGTGGTGGGCCTTCAACCAGCACAAGCACCAGTGGACCCGTGTCTGCCCGCCCAGCCAGAGCCAGGCCTAGAAGACCCCGAGAAGAAACA CTTaccccagaagaagaagaaaaacgaAGGGTTCGCAGAGAGCGGAACAAGCTGGCTGCAGCTAAATGCAGAAACCGTCGGAGGGAGCTGACAGACCGACTCCAGGCG GAAACGGATCAGCTCgaagaggaaaaggcagagctgGAGTCGGAGATCGCCGAGCTGCAAAAAGAGAAGGAACGCCTGGAGTTTGTCCTGGTGGCCCACAAACCGGGCTGCAAGATCCCCTACGAAGAGGGGCCGGGGCCAGGCCCGCTGGCCGAGGTGAGAGATTTGCCAGGGTCAACATCCGCTAAGGAAGACGGCTTCGGCTGGCTGCTGCCGCCCCCTCCACCACCGCCCCTGCCCTTCCAGAGCAGCCGAGACGCACCCCCCAACCTGACGGCTTCTCTCTTTACACACAGTGAAGTTCAAGTCCTCGGCGACCCCTTCCCCGTTGTTAGCCCTTCGTACACTTCCTCGTTTGTCCTCACCTGCCCGGAGGTCTCCGCGTTCGCCGGCGCCCAACGCACCAGCGGCAGCGAGCAGCCGTCCGACCCCCTGAACTCGCCCTCCCTTCTTGCTCTGTAa
- the Fosb gene encoding protein fosB isoform X2: MFQAFPGDYDSGSRCSSSPSAESQYLSSVDSFGSPPTAAASQECAGLGEMPGSFVPTVTAITTSQDLQWLVQPTLISSMAQSQGQPLASQPPAVDPYDMPGTSYSTPGLSAYSTGGASGSGGPSTSTSTSGPVSARPARARPRRPREETLTPEEEEKRRVRRERNKLAAAKCRNRRRELTDRLQAETDQLEEEKAELESEIAELQKEKERLEFVLVAHKPGCKIPYEEGPGPGPLAE, encoded by the exons ATGTTTCAAGCTTTCCCCGGAGACTACGACTCCGGCTCCCGGTGTAGCTCATCACCCTCCGCCGAGTCTCAGTACCTGTCTTCGGTGGACTCCTTCGGCAGTCCACCCACCGCCGCCGCCTCCCAG GAGTGCGCCGGTCTCGGGGAAATGCCCGGCTCCTTCGTGCCAACGGTCACCGCAATCACAACCAGCCAGGACCTTCAGTGGCTCGTGCAGCCCACCCTCATCTCTTCCATGGCCCAGTCCCAGGGGCAGCCACTGGCCTCCCAGCCTCCAGCTGTTGACCCTTATGACATGCCTGGAACCAGCTACTCAACCCCGGGCCTGAGTGCCTACAGCACTGGTGGGGCAAGCGGAAGTGGTGGGCCTTCAACCAGCACAAGCACCAGTGGACCCGTGTCTGCCCGCCCAGCCAGAGCCAGGCCTAGAAGACCCCGAGAAGAAACA CTTaccccagaagaagaagaaaaacgaAGGGTTCGCAGAGAGCGGAACAAGCTGGCTGCAGCTAAATGCAGAAACCGTCGGAGGGAGCTGACAGACCGACTCCAGGCG GAAACGGATCAGCTCgaagaggaaaaggcagagctgGAGTCGGAGATCGCCGAGCTGCAAAAAGAGAAGGAACGCCTGGAGTTTGTCCTGGTGGCCCACAAACCGGGCTGCAAGATCCCCTACGAAGAGGGGCCGGGGCCAGGCCCGCTGGCCGAG TGA